One window of the Leishmania infantum JPCM5 genome chromosome 28 genome contains the following:
- a CDS encoding glycosomal membrane protein-like protein, whose protein sequence is MSRVALGASRILERTDSIDKLIKLMAGAFTFLSTTNSLRQEQYANSARHLTEVRSVLRLSRLFGLTFKMQSLVEVFAAQGFAWTERKKFLEFFKAICDFLYAAGDHALLVAREGLLGKDVNAAHLRKCTLAMQLFGHFLGTVFHLFELLDAARKLHYDPPAAKWACKVATISATREAVDTVVTLSICNCAGSVCRLSPRVSGTLRCFSGALSIYLSSQANT, encoded by the coding sequence ATGTCGAGAGTCGCTCTCGGCGCGTCGCGCATTTTGGAGCGGACCGACAGCATCGACAAGCTCATCAAACTCATGGCTGGCGCCTTTACCTTCTTGAGCACGACGAACTCTCTGCGGCAAGAGCAGTATGCCAACTCGGCTAGACACCTCACCGAGGTACGCTCTGTTCTGCGCCTGAGCCGACTTTTCGGCCTCACGTTCAAGATGCAGTCCCTCGTCGAGGTGTTCGCGGCACAGGGCTTCGCGTGGACGGAGCGAAAGAAGTTCTTGGAGTTCTTCAAGGCCATCTGTGACTTTCTCTACGCCGCTGGTGACCACGCCCTGCTCGTCGCCCGTGAAGGGCTGCTGGGCAAGGACGTCAACGCGGCGCATCTGCGAAAGTGTACCTTGGCAATGCAGCTTTTCGGTCATTTCTTGGGTACAGTGTTCCACCTATTCGAGCTGCTTGACGCCGCCCGAAAGCTTCATTATGACCCACCGGCGGCGAAGTGGGCGTGCAAGGTTGCTACCATCAGCGCGACGCGTGAGGCGGTAGACACGGTTGTGACCTTGTCCATCTGCAactgcgccggcagcgtgTGCCGGCTGAGTCCGCGTGTCAGCGGCACCTTGAGATGCTTCTCTGGTGCACTTTCCATTTATCTGAGTTCGCAGGCGAACACCTAa
- a CDS encoding putative glycosomal membrane protein has translation MSDFEKLIKLLGQTDGRDKIYKFLAGFFKILAAVAASSQDSRAKAYVAIGNSIGSARSLMRMGKFAGDVPKLQKIADGVAVRGFAGTECKKFIEFFRIIGNSLYIMGDNAAFIAKHKLIPADAKCIAKYAKTAQFWGFFLAAVLDLIALRAALQKRVSDVATSKKEAKAAVISLTKDASDVLVTMAAVGYLKSLWSPSPITAGALTCVSGGVATYLNWSKIK, from the coding sequence ATGAGCGACTTCGAGAAGCTGATAAAGCTGCTCGGCCAGACGGATGGCCGCGACAAGATCTACAAGTTCCTCGCTGGTTTCTTCAAGATTCTGGCGGCCGTCGCGGCTAGCAGCCAGGACTCGCGTGCTAAAGCGTATGTCGCGATCGGCAACTCCATCGGCAGCGCCCGCTCCCTGATGCGCATGGGCAAGTTCGCGGGTGATGTGCCGAAGCTGCAGAAGatcgccgacggcgtcgcggtgAGAGGCTTCGCTGGCACGGAGTGCAAGAAGTTCATTGAGTTCTTCCGCATCATCGGCAACTCTCTCTACATCATGGGCGATAACGCTGCATTCATCGCTAAGCACAAGCTGATTCCAGCGGACGCCAAGTGCATCGCGAAGTACGCGAAGACCGCGCAATTCTGGGGCTTtttcctcgccgccgtgctggacCTCATCGCCCTTCGTGCTGCCCTGCAGAAGCGTGTGTCTGATGTGGCCACAAGCAAGAAGGAAGCCAAGGCTGCCGTCATCAGCCTCACTAAAGATGCCTCAGATGTGCTTGTGACGATGGCCGCCGTCGGCTACCTGAAGAGCTTGTGGAGCCCATCCCCAATCACCGCTGGCGCCCTCACCTGCGTGTCTGGCGGTGTGGCCACGTACCTCAACTGGAGCAAGATCAAGTAG
- a CDS encoding putative histone acetyltransferase has product MAVAQSAFGNAAEESAVLLSAPDTAAAPYGLADGMIQLSRVLHRPWLSCVYMEVTPGMARTQRARRQLDYLEERLLRDCRTPTTVRYFVYLNTYVFAPWYYAPFGLLNSEYDPMLPWTGAADASTGAIPAGEGADATGSSVDVQQQPFIRDAFLCPFSLRIYSTYAQMHYETRTYRAGRLRPPGEEVYRDEVRGLSLFKINGSQHVTYCRHLFLIGKSFLENKLAGHDVHNYYFYVVCLHHRYFPDYVSDTSAMYFAGFFTWEKHVSEYNLACIATLPCFGRRSSRQRPVAPPDGSTAAASHPPRVPRHLGQFMIAASYELAYRRKQTGTPEKPLSDLGAVAYQHFWRRAIVRWMKDTLNAMRRAAAVCVDDDDVDKTDRKGAQAGGQVGPRFSHASGKGAPLAPDADSAAAEVVVLATEDRTVSGEHDADSRRSGEGKATLHEQRSKAPPSARKRSRTDAKTEHERDVDGDEEARLPSSHGKLPLAATAPLSSTKRGVLGVSAAAPSPAGTSSTADAAAFTQRTTIKDIAAAVRLEEADVLRTLLGMGVLHRSSEDRGIQLLLPQRYVDWMYDEMLRWESSVEHAVFQPALLKSRGSHTSTR; this is encoded by the coding sequence ATGGCAGTCGCGCAGTCAGCGTTCGGGAACGCTGCCGAGGAATCAGCGGTGCTTTTATCCGCACCTGAcacggctgcagcaccgtaTGGACTGGCGGATGGCATGATCCAGCTTTCTCGCGTCCTGCACCGCCCATGGCTCAGCTGTGTGTACATGGAGGTGACTCCTGGCATGGCCCGCACCcaacgcgcgcgccgtcAGCTCGACTACCTTGAGGAGCGGCTCCTGCGCGACTGCCGCACCCCGACCACGGTGCGCTACTTTGTGTATCTGAACACGTACGTGTTTGCCCCGTGGTACTACGCGCCGTTTGGCTTGCTGAACAGCGAGTATGACCCGATGCTGCCGTGGACGGGGGCGGCTGACGCGTCGACGGGCGCGATCCCAGCTGGCGAAGGTGCCGACGCCACCGGCTCGTCGGTcgacgtgcagcagcagcctttCATCCGGGACGCTTTTCTgtgccccttctccctccgcATCTACTCGACCTACGCCCAGATGCACTACGAGACCCGCACCTACCGCGCGGGCCGCCTGCGTCCGCCGGGCGAGGAGGTGTACCGCGACGAGGTGCGTGGCCTTTCCCTCTTCAAGATCAACGGTAGTCAGCACGTCACCTACTGccgccacctcttcctcaTCGGTAAATCGTTTCTGGAGAACAAGCTCGCCGGGCACGACGTCCACAACTACTACTTCTACGTGGTGTGTCTGCACCACCGCTACTTCCCTGACTACGTGTCAGACACCTCCGCCATGTACTTCGCTGGCTTCTTCACCTGGGAGAAACATGTGAGCGAGTACAACCTGGCCTGTATTGCGACGTTGCCGTGCTTTGGGCGCCGTTCCAGCCGCCAGAGACCGGTGGCACCGCCGGACGGCTCaaccgcggccgcctcgcaccCGCCTAGGGTGCCTCGCCATCTTGGCCAGTTCATGATCGCCGCCAGCTACGAACTCGCCTACCGCCGCAAGCAGACGGGCACCCCGGAGAAGCCCCTCTCCGACTTGGGTGCCGTCGCGTATCAGCACTTTTGGCGCCGCGCCATTGTGCGCTGGATGAAGGACACGCTGAACGCGATGCGGCGGGCCGCTGCGGTTTGCGTCGACGATGACGATGTGGACAAGACCGACCGGAAAGGTGCACAAGCTGGCGGGCAGGTTGGGCCACGATTTAGCCACGCATCAGGCAAGGGCGCACCTCTCGCCCCTGACGCGGACTCTGCGGCCGCGGAGGTGGTCGTGCTTGCGACGGAGGACAGGACGGTTTCAGGAGAGCACGATGCCGATAGCCGTCGCTCCGGCGAAGGGAAAGCGACATTGCACGAGCAGCGCTCGAAAGCGCCACCATCAGCGCGCAAGCGTTCCCGCACCGACGCAAAGACGGAACACGAGAGGGAtgtggacggcgacgaggaggcacGACTGCCCTCTTCCCACGGCAAGTTGCCACTCGCGGCTACCGCCCCTCTGTCTTCGACCAAGAGGGGAGTGTTAGGCgtcagcgcagctgcaccgtccCCGGCGGGCACCTCATCGACTGCTGACGCGGCTGCTTTTACGCAGCGGACCACCATCAAGGACAttgcggcggctgtgcgccTGGAGGAAGCTGACGTGCTCAGGACGCTGCTGGGCATGGGTGTGCTGCATCGCAGCAGTGAGGACCGTGGTATTcagcttctgctgccgcagcggtaCGTGGATTGGATGTACGACGAGATGCTCCGCTGGGAGAGCAGCGTCGAGCACGCCGTCTTTCAGCCAGCCCTCCTCAAGTCCCGCGGTTCtcacaccagcacacgctGA
- a CDS encoding DNA topoisomerase ii gives MGKTVEQIYQKKTQHDHILTRPDMYIGTIEPVTDDIWVYDDAENTMKQRKCTWTPGLYKIFDEILVNAADNKVRDPIGQTVIRVWMTENYVRVYNNGEGIPIQKHREHDLWVPEMIFGHLLTSSNYDDEEAKVTGGRNGFGAKLTNVFSKQFEVETVHSRSRKKFYMKWANNMLQHDDPVIVPCDSADYTMVTFYPDFALFHVDKFSEDMLLMMKRRVYDVAGCTDKTLKCFLNDERIACTTFPEYVDLYPTMGEERKAASYSRVNDRWEVCVRVSNIGPQQVSFVNSIATTRGGTHVKYIMDQIISKVVEQAKKKKKTDVKPHMIRPHIFLFVNCLIENPGFDSQTKETLNTVKSKFGSTCDLPNSIVDYIMSSGIVERSVEMANSKIAREMASKMRSSDRKQIMGIPKLDDANEAGGKHSHRCTLILTEGDSAKTLCTAGLAVKDRDYFGVFPLRGKPLNVREASLKKLAACEEIQCVMKIMGLDIRQKYENADGLRYGHLMIMSDQDHDGSHIKGLLINFIHCFWPNLLRVPGFLQQFITPIVKARPKGRGGAGKAISFFSMPDYFEWKKAIGDNLSNYQIRYYKGLGTSGAEEGREYFENIDRHRLNFVEQEQSEEDRIVMAFGKDRVEDRKEWITNFKTNVNVNESMDYNVRQVSYRDFVDKELILFSIADCERSIPSVIDGFKPGQRKILFSCFKRNLVNSIKVVQLAGYVSEHSAYHHGEQSLVQTIVGMAQDFVGSNNVPLLRKDGQFGTRLHGGKDHAAGRYIFTRLMQVSRAIFHPADDFVVEYKDDDGLSVEPFFYIPVIPMVLVNGTTGIGTGFSTSIPNYNPLEIISNLERLMRGEEVHKMQPWYFGFTGTMEEKEPGKFVSHGRYEIRPDGVVCITELPIGVWTQAYKKFLEDMREKELVVQYREHTTDVTVDFEVFLHPQVLEQWVSQDVVEERLQLKEYVHATNIIAFNKEGQITKYSDAESVLKEFYLVRLDYYAKRKQYLLGELRRLTSKLENMVRFVREVVEGTLVVTKRKKKELLEDLQRRMYLPFPPYTKKKLSSTTVEEGDGEGAPDAQNSEEDVLGMGNAADGGADDGAAEPPEVRRATRDYDYLLGMKLWSLTAEMIARLEAQMDRARRDTATMEARTPKDMWMEDLKVLRTKLESFYADREVEIATIQRKKVKKPFDARRLRVPILSDKARSLLQKEAEKALKANGVGGRRRVGGGDDALAGGAASALGEAARPKPKKAAAKKRRKA, from the coding sequence ATGGGCAAAACCGTCGAACAGATTTATCAGAAGAAGACGCAGCATGATCACATTCTCACGCGTCCTGACATGTACATCGGCACAATTGAGCCGGTGACAGACGACATCTGGGTCTATGACGATGCAGAGAACACTATGAAGCAGCGCAAGTGCACCTGGACACCCGGGCTGTACAAGATCTTTGATGAGATACTGGTCAATGCGGCAGACAACAAGGTACGCGACCCGATTGGCCAGACCGTCATTCGGGTGTGGATGACGGAGAACTATGTGCGAGTGTACAACAACGGCGAGGGCATCCCAATCCAGAAGCATCGCGAGCACGATCTCTGGGTGCCGGAAATGATCTTCGGGCACCTTCTTACCTCCTCCAACTATGACGATGAGGAGGCAAAGGTGACGGGCGGGCGCAACGGCTTCGGCGCGAAGCTGACGAACGTATTCTCGAAGCAATTCGAGGTCGAGACCGTGCACAGCCGCTCTCGCAAGAAGTTCTACATGAAATGGGCGAACAACATGCTGCAACACGACGACCCCGTTATCGTGCcgtgcgacagcgccgacTACACCATGGTCACCTTCTACCCCGACTTTGCACTCTTCCACGTCGATAAGTTTAGCGAGGACATGCTGCTGATGATGAAGCGGCGCGTGTACGACGTCGCGGGGTGCACCGACAAGACACTCAAGTGCTTCCTGAACGATGAGCGCATTGCCTGCACCACCTTCCCGGAGTACGTCGACCTCTACCCCACCATgggcgaggagaggaaggcggcgagcTACTCGCGCGTGAATGACCGGTgggaggtgtgcgtgcgggtgtCGAACATTGGGCCGCAGCAGGTGAGCTTCGTCAActccatcgccaccacccgcggcggcacacatGTCAAGTACATCATGGACCAAATCATCTCCAAGGTGGTGGAGCAGgccaagaaaaagaagaagacaGACGTGAAGCCGCACATGATTAGGCCGCACATTTTTTTATTCGTCAACTGCCTAATTGAGAACCCCGGCTTCGACTCGCAGACAAAGGAGACGCTCAACACGGTCAAGAGCAAGTTCGGCAGCACGTGCGACCTGCCCAACAGTATCGTCGACTACATCATGAGCTCCGGCATTGTTGAGCGCTCAGTCGAGATGGCTAACAGCAAGATCGCAAGGGAGATGGCGTCCAAGATGAGGTCGTCGGACCGGAAACAGATCATGGGCATCCCGAAGCTAGACGACGCCAACGAGGCGGGCGGCAAGCAcagccaccgctgcacgcTCATCCTCACAGAGGGTGATTCAGCCAAGACACTCTGCACGGCCGGCCTGGCGGTGAAGGATCGGGACTACTTTGGCGTGTTTCCGCTGCGCGGCAAACCCCTCAACGTGCGCGAGGCGTCGCTGAAGAAGCTGGCGGCCTGCGAGGAGATCCAGTGCGTTATGAAGATTATGGGGCTCGACATTCGCCAAAAGTACGAGAACGCAGACGGGCTGCGCTACGGTCACCTTATGATCATGTCCGATCAGGACCATGACGGGTCGCACATCAAAGGGCTGCTCATCAACTTCATTCACTGCTTCTGGCCGAACCTGCTGCGGGTGCCTGGCTTTCTTCAGCAGTTTATCACGCCGATTGTGAAAGCCCGACCAAAAGGCCGCGGCGGGGCCGGCAAGGCCATCTCCTTCTTCTCCATGCCGGACTACTTCGAGTGGAAGAAGGCGATTGGCGACAACCTGAGCAATTACCAAATTCGGTACTACAAGGGTCTCGGCACGTCCGGCGCTGAGGAGGGCCGCGAGTACTTCGAGAACATCGACCGGCACCGCCTCAACTTtgtggagcaggagcagagcgaggaggaccgCATTGTCATGGCGTTTGGCAAGGACCGCGTCGAGGACCGCAAGGAGTGGATCACGAACTTCAAGACGAACGTGAACGTGAATGAGTCGATGGACTACAACGTGCGCCAGGTGTCGTATCGAGACTTTGTGGACAAGGAGCTGATTCTCTTCTCCATCGCCGACTGCGAGCGCAGCATCCCGAGCGTGATTGACGGCTTCAAGCCCGGCCAGCGCAAGATCCTGTTCTCCTGCTTCAAGCGCAACTTGGTGAACTCCATCAAGGTGGTGCAGCTTGCCGGCTACGTCTCGGAGCACTCCGCATACCACCATGGCGAGCAGTCGCTTGTGCAGACGATCGTCGGAATGGCGCAGGACTTTGTGGGCAGCAACAAcgtcccgctgctgcgcaaggaTGGCCAGTTCGGTACGCGTCTGCACGGTGGCAAGGACCACGCCGCGGGCCGCTACATCTTCACCCGGCTCATGCAGGTCTCCCGGGCCATCTTCCACCCGGCCGACGATTTTGTGGTCGAGTacaaggacgacgacggtCTCTCGGTGGAGCCTTTCTTCTACATTCCGGTCATCCCGATGGTGCTGGTGAACGGCACGACGGGCATCGGCACCGGGTTCAGCACAAGTATCCCGAACTACAACCCGCTGGAGATCATCAGCAACCTCGAGCGCCTCATGcggggcgaggaggtgcacaAGATGCAGCCGTGGTACTTCGGCTTCACCGGCACaatggaggagaaggagccgGGCAAGTTCGTCTCCCACGGCAGGTACGAGATACGCCCGGATGGGGTGGTGTGCATCACGGAGCTGCCGATCGGCGTGTGGACGCAGGCGTACAAGAAGTTCCTGGAGGACATGCGGGAGAAGGAGCTCGTGGTGCAGTACCGCGAGCACACGACGGATGTGACGGTGGATTTCGAAGTGTTTCTGCATCCCCAGGTGCTGGAACAGTGGGTTTCGCAGGATGTcgtggaggagcggctgcagctgaaGGAGTACGTGCACGCGACGAACATCATCGCTTTCAACAAGGAGGGCCAGATCACCAAGTACTCGGACGCGGAGTCGGTGCTCAAGGAGTTCTATCTCGTGCGCCTCGACTACTACGCGAAGCGCAAGCAATACCTCTTGGGTGAGCTGCGTCGGCTGACGAGCAAGCTGGAGAACATGGTCCGCTTCgtgcgcgaggtggtggagggcacGCTCGTTGTGACCAAGCGGAAAAAGAaggagctgctcgaggacCTGCAACGGCGCATGTATCTGCCCTTCCCGCCCTACACAAAGAAGAAGCTGTCTTCGACAaccgtggaggagggggacggcGAGGGGGCGCCCGACGCGCAGaacagcgaggaggacgtgcTGGGCATGGGGAACGCCGCCGATGGTGGagcagacgacggcgcggcagagCCGCCGGAGGTGCGTCGTGCCACTCGCGACTACGACTACCTGCTTGGCATGAAGCTGTGGAGCCTCACGGCGGAGATGATTGCGCGGCTGGAGGCGCAGATGGACCGGGCCCGCCGCGACACTGCCACGATGGAGGCCCGCACACCGAAAGATATGTGGATGGAGGACCTCaaggtgctgcgcaccaAGCTGGAGAGCTTCTACGCGGACCGCGAAGTGGAGATTGCTACCATTCAACGCAAGAAGGTGAAGAAGCCGTTTGACGCTCGACGACTGCGCGTGCCGATCTTGTCCGACAAGGCGCGCTCTCTGCTGcagaaggaggcggagaaggctCTGAAGGCgaacggcgtcggcggccgccgtcgcgtcggcggtggcgatgacgCGCTtgccggcggagctgcctCGGCCCTTGGCGAGGCCGCGCGGCCGAAGCCGAAGAAGGCCGCGGCGAAGAAGCGACGCAAGGCA
- a CDS encoding putative eukaryotic translation initiation factor, protein MDMLTKLLPYMDKHLALGLLNHYAQNGEDVQDAMMKLIETTGLNADGSIKTETEEMMAKATAAAQPALKEFFDESEDDHSTYQFKLTETEIGERRTQGELSHEFLSEKKGITAAVMNALYKLAYLYYDTGAYGDASELLTLCQCVSGYDNIRSDTILWGKLMSDIGAVNWQSAMRIAEEIRRLHNASEEDLFGAPNTTTVRARVWLLHWVLFPFFKGGLQYSLQLLYFIFDHRHDQTYRKAVETVCPHYLRYICAAVLLHRTRYSNFVSAAELVEAIYEYSDPLTQLVSLIQKASFEDAIALLPEVRRMIKEDYFLADYEDELIENAKRMIFSKYMSLHSVVSIPYVAEQLDMSKADAEVWLVNLISESVKHRAKIDSVNEQLNVEPQTRSLESLIYDKLDTVLR, encoded by the coding sequence ATGGACATGCTAACGAAGCTGCTGCCCTACATGGACAAGCACCTAGCCCTGGGCCTGCTGAACCACTACGCGCAGAACGGCGAGGATGTGCAAGATGCCATGATGAAGCTGATCGAGACGACCGGGCTGAACGCCGATGGCAGCATCAAGACAGAGACGGAGGAGATGATGGCCAAAGCAACCGCGGCTGCCCAAccggcgctgaaggagttCTTCGACGAGTCCGAGGACGACCATTCCACGTACCAGTTTAAGCTGACGGAGACCGAGATAGGGGAGCGACGCACGCAGGGTGAGCTGTCGCACGAGTTCCTTTCCGAGAAAAAGGGCATCACGGCGGCTGTCATGAATGCGTTGTACAAGCTTGCGTATCTCTACTACGACACCGGCGCCTACGGCGACGCCTcggagctgctgacgctgTGCCAGTGCGTGAGTGGTTACGACAACATCCGCTCAGATACGATTCTGTGGGGTAAGCTGATGAGTGACATCGGCGCCGTCAACTGGCAGTCCGCCATGCGTATTGCCGAGGAGATTCGCCGCTTGCACAATGCCAGCGAGGAGGACCTCTTCGGTGCCCCGAACACCACcacggtgcgtgcgcgggtgtggctgctgcactgGGTACTCTTCCCGTTCTTCAAGGGCGGCCTGCAGTattcgctgcagctgctgtacTTCATCTTCGATCACCGCCACGACCAGACATACCGCAAGGCCGTTGAGACGGTGTGCCCGCACTACCTGCGGTACATCTGCGCGGCTGTCCTTTTGCACCGAACCCGTTACAGCAACTTTGTTagcgccgcggagctggtgGAGGCCATCTACGAGTACTCGGACCCCCTCACGCAGCTGGTGAGTCTCATTCAGAAGGCTTCCTTCGAGGATGCCatagcgctgctgcccgagGTGCGGCGTATGATCAAGGAGGACTACTTCCTGGCCGACTACGAGGACGAGCTCATTGAGAACGCGAAGCGCATGATCTTCAGCAAGTACATGTCTCTGCACTCCGTCGTCTCCATTCCGTAtgtggcggagcagctggacaTGTCCAAGGCCGATGCCGAGGTGTGGCTGGTCAACCTTATCAGCGAGTCCGTGAAGCATCGCGCAAAGATCGACTCAGTGAACGAGCAGCTGAACGTGGAGCCGCAGACGCGCTCGCTGGAGTCGCTCATCTACGACAAGCTAGACACCGTTCTGCGTTGA